One Algihabitans albus genomic window, GAGCAGTACAAGGCCAAGGTCGAAGAAGAGACCGGCGAAGCCTTCCCGCAGACGCCGCAGGACCAGCTCTGGAAGGCGGTCTCCGCTGTCTTCGGCTCCTGGTCCAACCAGCGTGCCCGGACCTACCGCCGCCTGCACCACATTCCCGAGGAATGGGGCACCGCGGTCAACGTCCAGGCCATGGTCTTCGGCAACATGGGCCAGGACTGCGCCACCGGCGTCGCCTTCACCCGCGATCCCTCGACCGGCGAGAACGACTTCTACGGCGAGTACCTGGTCAACGCCCAGGGCGAGGACGTGGTGGCCGGTATCCGTACGCCCCAGAACCTGACGGTCCAGGGCAAGCAGAAGAACGGCAGCGACCTGCCGGCGATGGAAGAGGTGATGCCCGAGGTCTTCGGACAGCTCTGCGAGGTGCGCAACCGGCTGGAGGCGCACTACAAGGAGATGCAGGACATCGAGTTCACCGTGCAGTCCGGCACGCTCTACATGCTGCAGACCCGCACCGGCAAGCGGACCGCCGCCGCGGCCCTGAGGATCGCCACCCAGATGGTGGAAGAGGGCCTGATCGACGAGGCCGAGGCGGTCCGCCGCGTCGACCCGGCGGCGCTCGACCAGCTTCTGCACCCGACCCTCGATCCCGAGGCCGAGCGCAAGGTGATCGCCAAGGGGCTGCCGGCCTCGCCAGGCGCCGCCTCCGGCCAGGTGGTCTTCAGCGCCGACCGTGCCGAGGCCCTGGGGCAGGAGGGCCGAAAGGTGATCCTCTGCCGGGTCGAAACCAGCCCCGAGGACATCCACGGCATGCACGCCGCCGAGGGCATCCTGACCACCCGTGGCGGCATGACGAGTCACGCGGCCGTGGTCGCCCGCGGCATGGGGCGGCCCTGCGTCGCCGGTGCCGGCGAGCTGCGGATCGACTACAAGACCGGCAAGATGCGGGTGCGCGACATCGAGATTTCCGAGGGCGATATCATCACCCTGGACGGCGCCACCGGCGAGGTGATGGAAGGCGAGGTGGCCACCATCCAGCCGGAGCTGACCGGCGACTTCGCCAAGCTGATGGCCTGGGCCGACGGCATCCGCAGCATGAAGGTGCGCACCAACGCCGAAACGCCGGCCGACTGTCGCACGGCGATCAAGTTCGGCTGCGAGGGCATCGGCCTCTGCCGCACCGAGCATATGTTCTTCGACGCCGACCGCATCATCGCGGTGCGCGAGATGATCCTGGCCGACACGGTGGAGGCGCGGCGCAAGGCGCTGGCGCGCATCCTGCCGATGCAGCGGCAGGACTTCGCCGAGATCTTCAAGATCATGCGCGGCCTGCCGGTCACCGTTCGGCTGCTCGATCCGCCGCTGCACGAGTTCCTGCCTCACGGGGAGGCCGAGATGCAGGAGGTTGCGGCGGCGGCCGGCGCCACGGTCGAGCAGGTGCGTCAGCGCAGCCTGCAGCTCGAGGAAAGCAATCCTATGCTGGGCCATCGCGGCTGCCGGCTAGGCATCACCTATCCCGAGATCTACGAGATGCAGGCCCGCGCCATCTTCGAGGCGGCGGCGGAGGTACAGCGCGACACCGGCGGCACCGTCGAGCCCGAGGTGATGATCCCGCTGGTGGCCACCCGGCGCGAGGTGGAGATCCTGAAGGAGCTGGTGGACGCCACGGCGCAGGCCGTCTTCGCCGAGACCGGTCAGACCGTCGCCTATCTGGTCGGCACCATGATCGAGCTGCCGCGCGCCGCGCTCTGCGCCGACGAGATCGCCGAGGATGCCGAGTTCTTCTCCTTCGGCACCAACGACCTGACCCAGACCGTCTTCGGCCTGTCGCGCGACGACGCCGGCAGCTTCCTGCCGACCTACGAGTCGCGCGGAATCGTCAAGCAGGACCCCTTCATCACCCTCGACCCCAAGGGCGTCGGCCTGCTCGTCTCGATCGCAGCGGAGAAAGGGCGGGCCGTGCGAAGCGACATCAAGCTCGGCATCTGCGGCGAACACGGCGGCGACCCCGCCTCGATCCGCTTCTGCCAGTCGATCGGGCTCGACTACGTGAGCTGCTCGCCCTACCGCGTGCCCATCGCCCGTCTCGCCGCCGCCCAGGCCGCCCTGGAGGAGAGCGAGCGGGACGTCTGACGGCGGAGCACGCTGTCACGTCGCACCTGCTTGACCGTCCCTCATGCCGGGCTTGTTGAAGCATGCCGGGGCGCCGACGGGTCAAGCTCGATCCGCGGACGCCTTCGACCGGCGATTTGTGCCTGACGGCTTGCCAACCTATGATGGGGGGCGGCGCCGCCGGCGCGCGTTCCCGGAGATCAGAATGCACAAGCTGAAAGTGATCAAGCAGGGCGGCCGTTTGTCGGTCGTGCTCCCCGACGAAGTCGTCGCGAGCCTCGCGCTGTCGGAGGGTGCGGACCTTCTGCTCAGCGAAACCAACGGTGTCTATCGGCTGTCGCGGCGCAACGACGACTTCGATCAGACCATGGCCTCCGCCCAGAAGGTCATGACGCACTACCGCGATACCTTTCGCGAGCTTGCCAAATGAAGGAACCTTACTGGCTCAAGATGGACGAGGCCCTGGCCATCCACCATGAGTTGATCGACGCGTTCGGGGGTCTGCATGGCGTGCGCGATCAGGTCTTGCTGGAGGCGGCTTTGGCACGGCCACAGCAGATCTTCGTTTATACGGAGGAGACCAGTCTCTTCGCCTTGGCCGCGGCCTACATGGCGGCGGTGGTGCGCAACGATCCCTTCGTCGACGGCAACAAACGCGCTGGTTTCGCCTTCGGGCTCGTGT contains:
- the ppdK gene encoding pyruvate, phosphate dikinase; its protein translation is MSKWVYSFGGGSSDGRAEMRNLLGGKGANLAEMASIGLPVPPGFTITTEVCTHYTQNGGYPDGLDAQVRDALSAIERDLGMSFGAVENPLLVSVRSGARVSMPGMMDTVLNLGLTDETVEGLARKSGDARFAYDSYRRFIQMFGDVVLGVDHGHFEEILELAKEDKGVELDTDLTADDWKAVIEQYKAKVEEETGEAFPQTPQDQLWKAVSAVFGSWSNQRARTYRRLHHIPEEWGTAVNVQAMVFGNMGQDCATGVAFTRDPSTGENDFYGEYLVNAQGEDVVAGIRTPQNLTVQGKQKNGSDLPAMEEVMPEVFGQLCEVRNRLEAHYKEMQDIEFTVQSGTLYMLQTRTGKRTAAAALRIATQMVEEGLIDEAEAVRRVDPAALDQLLHPTLDPEAERKVIAKGLPASPGAASGQVVFSADRAEALGQEGRKVILCRVETSPEDIHGMHAAEGILTTRGGMTSHAAVVARGMGRPCVAGAGELRIDYKTGKMRVRDIEISEGDIITLDGATGEVMEGEVATIQPELTGDFAKLMAWADGIRSMKVRTNAETPADCRTAIKFGCEGIGLCRTEHMFFDADRIIAVREMILADTVEARRKALARILPMQRQDFAEIFKIMRGLPVTVRLLDPPLHEFLPHGEAEMQEVAAAAGATVEQVRQRSLQLEESNPMLGHRGCRLGITYPEIYEMQARAIFEAAAEVQRDTGGTVEPEVMIPLVATRREVEILKELVDATAQAVFAETGQTVAYLVGTMIELPRAALCADEIAEDAEFFSFGTNDLTQTVFGLSRDDAGSFLPTYESRGIVKQDPFITLDPKGVGLLVSIAAEKGRAVRSDIKLGICGEHGGDPASIRFCQSIGLDYVSCSPYRVPIARLAAAQAALEESERDV
- a CDS encoding AbrB/MazE/SpoVT family DNA-binding domain-containing protein; protein product: MHKLKVIKQGGRLSVVLPDEVVASLALSEGADLLLSETNGVYRLSRRNDDFDQTMASAQKVMTHYRDTFRELAK
- a CDS encoding type II toxin-antitoxin system death-on-curing family toxin, coding for MKEPYWLKMDEALAIHHELIDAFGGLHGVRDQVLLEAALARPQQIFVYTEETSLFALAAAYMAAVVRNDPFVDGNKRAGFAFGLVFLDRKGIWVEGDTGEATKLIYNLAAGQPSETDLIDWLNRNAVSAATVSGAALSAAGDASR